One segment of Pseudobythopirellula maris DNA contains the following:
- a CDS encoding deoxyribodipyrimidine photolyase produces the protein MSQVPAIRLRTVKEAPVRRDGDWVLYWMTAQRRPRYNFALQHALHWCEELGKPLVVLEPLRCDYPWSCERFHRFVVQGMADNARAMDRKGVTHYPYLEPEPGAGRGLLAAWAERACVVVGDDYPAYFLRHLPRAAARQIDVRLEVVDSNGLLPMRAADRTFARAYDLRRFLQKNLLEHLAEAPESDPLDETEPPRSKPVPDEIAERWPAAEPRRLLDEKDGFARFPFENEVPTVETLGGHVAGEETLLAFVEEKLEAYGDQRNQPERDATSRLSPYLHFGCVSAHQAFDEIADREQWSPKKVSSKTAGQREGWWGMSPAAESFLDELVTWRELGFNMCSRETRHDRYESLPDWAQKTLAEHEDDEREHVYTLEEFERGATHDDLWNAAQGQLVREGYIHNYLRMLWGKKILHWSESPRAALDIMLELNNKYALDGRDPNSYSGIFWVLGRYDRAWGPEREIFGKIRYMTCDNTRRKCSVDGYIDEYAPSDGQLKLGFD, from the coding sequence ATGAGCCAAGTCCCCGCAATCCGCCTGCGCACCGTCAAAGAGGCCCCGGTCCGCCGCGACGGCGATTGGGTCCTCTACTGGATGACCGCCCAGCGACGCCCGCGGTACAATTTCGCCCTCCAGCACGCCCTTCATTGGTGCGAGGAGCTCGGCAAGCCGCTCGTAGTGCTCGAGCCCCTCAGGTGCGACTACCCATGGTCGTGCGAGCGGTTCCACCGGTTTGTAGTCCAAGGGATGGCCGACAACGCCCGGGCGATGGACCGCAAGGGCGTGACGCACTACCCCTACCTCGAGCCCGAGCCGGGCGCCGGCCGGGGGCTCTTGGCCGCTTGGGCCGAGCGGGCCTGCGTGGTCGTGGGCGACGATTACCCGGCCTACTTCCTGCGGCATCTGCCCCGCGCGGCGGCGCGACAGATCGACGTGCGGCTCGAAGTGGTCGACTCGAACGGCCTGTTGCCGATGCGGGCGGCCGACAGGACCTTCGCGCGGGCTTACGACCTGCGGCGGTTCCTGCAGAAGAACTTGCTGGAGCACCTCGCCGAGGCGCCCGAGAGCGACCCGCTCGACGAGACCGAGCCGCCGCGTTCCAAGCCCGTGCCCGATGAGATCGCCGAGCGCTGGCCGGCGGCCGAGCCGCGGCGTCTGCTCGACGAGAAAGACGGCTTCGCACGATTCCCGTTCGAGAACGAAGTGCCGACGGTCGAAACGCTCGGCGGCCACGTCGCCGGCGAGGAGACGCTGCTAGCGTTCGTCGAGGAGAAGCTCGAGGCGTACGGCGACCAACGCAACCAGCCCGAGCGCGACGCCACCAGTCGGCTGTCGCCCTACCTGCATTTCGGCTGCGTCTCCGCGCACCAAGCGTTCGACGAGATCGCCGACCGCGAGCAGTGGAGCCCCAAGAAGGTCTCGAGCAAGACGGCCGGCCAACGCGAAGGGTGGTGGGGCATGAGCCCGGCGGCCGAGTCGTTCCTCGACGAGCTGGTGACTTGGCGCGAGCTCGGTTTCAACATGTGCTCACGCGAGACGCGCCACGACCGCTACGAGTCGCTCCCCGACTGGGCCCAGAAGACCTTGGCCGAGCACGAGGACGACGAGCGCGAGCACGTCTACACGCTCGAAGAGTTCGAGCGCGGCGCCACGCACGACGACCTCTGGAACGCCGCCCAGGGCCAGCTCGTGCGGGAGGGCTACATCCACAACTACCTGCGGATGCTGTGGGGCAAGAAGATCTTGCACTGGAGCGAGTCGCCGCGCGCGGCGCTCGACATCATGCTGGAGCTCAACAACAAGTACGCCCTCGACGGCCGCGACCCGAACTCCTACAGCGGCATCTTCTGGGTCCTGGGCCG